A region from the Drosophila mauritiana strain mau12 chromosome 2L, ASM438214v1, whole genome shotgun sequence genome encodes:
- the LOC117147875 gene encoding uncharacterized protein LOC117147875 isoform X2 — MHIGLSLVCLILSGISKVLAVQLCCPANSLLFKYSRSAGNAEIFQCASAASNISELPDLAQVIGKLIAPMGLGLEKATNDSGHHRFALSKCQNFSSLSISDLGERTLNLRNNSCIGLLNRRLIVLSCEFEKNVPSQSVGFVNKCCPQGFIYVSENNTCKPGESDFFVYTSIISSPIIFFDNTLNCSDHRALVEYTVSSGKVHFHNNSLIWKDGSNSLPSSKFCIEAIHDSGDADLDGGAFPEQKFLVRACQETKICQKIPCIRRCCAEGEMYAKGNFSTYCKIDGTDFKFEGFQNLNINANFSKPSDFGIVHGLQCPKFRLDPDNFPDDSHTINPSNGSLIIHNTFKTYTNTQYCVERVRPNQKSSCIHFCALTIRW; from the exons ATGCACATCGGACTAAGTTTAGTGTGCCTGATTTTAAGTGGCATTTCAAAAGTGCTCGCCGTTCAGTTATGCTGCCCCGCGAATTCGTTACTATTCAAATACAGCCGCAGTGCGGGCAATGCGGAAATATTCCAGTGCGCTTCCGCCGCAAGCAACATCAGTGAACTTCCGGATCTTGCCCAAGTGATAGGCAAATTGATAGCACCAATGGGCCTTGGATTAGAAAAAGCCACCAATGACTCAGGCCACCACCGATTCGCACTATCAAAGTGCCAGAACTTTAGCAGTCTGAGTATAAGTGATTTAGGTGAACGCACCTTGAATTTGCGAAATAACTCGTGCATTGGACTATTAAACAGACGTCTCATCGTTTTATCTTGTGAATTTGAAAAGAATGTGCCGTCTCAAAGTGTTGGATTTGTAAACAAGTGCTGCCCACAGGGATTTATTTACGTTTCCGAAAATAATACATGCAAACCGGGCGAAAGCGATTTCTTTGTTTATACCTCCATCATCAGCAGtccaattatattttttgataacACCCTAAACTGTTCCGACCACAGAGCACTCGTGGAATATACGGTGTCCTCCGGAAAAGTCCACTTTCATAATAATTCGTTGATTTGGAAAGATGGATCCAACAGTTTGCCCAGCTCCAAGTTTTGCATCGAAGCTATACACGACTCCGGCGATGCGGATTTGGATGGCGGAGCATTTCCGGAACAGAAGTTCCTGGTGCGTGCTTGTCAGGAAAcgaaaatttgccaaaaaataccCTGTATTCGACGTTGTTGTGCCGAAGGTGAAATGTATGCCAAAGGAAACTTCAGTACCTATTGCAAAATCGATGGAACCGATTTCAAATTCGAGGGTTTTCAGAACCTAAATATcaacgcaaacttctcaaaaCCCTCAG ATTTCGGAATTGTTCACGGCCTGCAGTGTCCAAAGTTTCGCTTGGATCCTGATAATTTTCCAGACGATTCGCATACGATTAATCCGTCCAATGGCTCACTCATCATTCATAACACGTTCAAAACCTACACGAATACCCAGTACTGCGTGGAGCGGGTTAGACCCAATCAAAAG AGCAGCTGTATACATTTTTGTGCTTTGACAATAAGGTGGTGA
- the LOC117136160 gene encoding insulin receptor substrate 1 gives MASISDDGMALSGYLKKLKTMKKKFFVLYEETSTSSARLEYYDTEKKFLQRAEPKRVIYLKNCFNINRRLDTKHRFVIVLSSRDGGFGIVLENENDLRKWLDKLLVLQRNIANSNGTAHSPYDQVWQVVIQKKGISEKVGITGTYHCCLTSKSLTFVCIGPEKTPNGEDRVASIEILLTTIRRCGHASPQCIFYVELGRQSVLGSGDLWMETDNAAVATNMHNMILSAMSAKTESNTNLINVYQNRPDLSHEPMRKRSSSANEASKPINVNVIQNSQNSLELRSCSSPHNYGFGRERCDSLPTRNGTLSESSNQTYFGSNHGLRSNTISGIRPHSTNKHSNSPTFTMPLRCSESEESSISVDESDDNGSFSHYRLNTRTSETAIPEENIDDFASAESSKVTEPNESDENYIPMNPVNPTDAIHEKEKADLQRLEDASLHFNFPEHASEKLAKDFDLDSDNQCCRPIRAYSIGNKVEHLKFNKRLGHLNDTGQNPNRVRAYSVGSKSKIPRCDLQRVVLVEDNKHEFASNRSQSSIGKEGSSYGSSANRQKKSTSAPLLSLKNQINSDRMSDLMEIDFSQATNLEKQKFIKNNEIPKYIENVFPKAPRTDSSSLTLHATSQKDIFNGSKLNNTAITSEDGYLEMKPVGNGYTPSSNCLPIKVEKLKLSDYQTTAPPLLTATAAPVQDLNKISTYNISAEKWREQPSRSEEKKSNSPLNDNPFSLKPTNVESKSKSHDVHSANQIDCEKVCVQSDKLNNLTDKIVENNNLDIGGHEEKKLVHSISSEDYTQIKDKANDFTKFNEAGYKILQIKSDSSLISSKLYQKGMHKDNLDRTHRLTESVNTIPDNATATAGSSSLTKFNINSAKPAADSRSTGTDPSTPQNILQIKDLNFPSRSSSRISQPELHYASLDLPHCSGQNPAKYLKRGSRESPPVSACPEDGNTYAKIDFDQSDSSSSSSNIFNT, from the exons ATGGCATCAATATCGGATGACGGCATGGCGCTGAGTGGCTACCTCAAGAAGCTGAAGACCATGAAGAAGAAGTTCTTTGTGCTGTACGAGGAGACGAGCACTTCGTCAGCCCGGCTGGAGTACTACGATACCGAAAAGAAGTTCCTGCAAAGAGCCGAGCCAAAAAGGGTTATCTATCTGAAGAATTGCTTCAACATCAATCGCCGCTTGGACACCAAGCATAGATTTGTCATTGTGCTCTCCTCCAGAGACGGTGGATTTGGCATCGTTCTCGAGAACGAAAATGATCTACGCAAATGGCTGGACAAACTACTAGTTCTGCAAAGGAACATAGCCAATTCGAATGGAACAGCGCACTCACCTTATG ACCAAGTTTGGCAAGTTGTCATTCAAAAGAAGGGTATTTCGGAGAAAGTTGGAATCACCGGAACCTACCACTGTTGCCTTACTTCAAAATCCCTGACATTCGTGTGCATTGGACCGGAGAAGACGCCCAATGGCGAGGATCGCGTTGCGAGCAttgaaatacttttgaccacgaTCAGGCG ATGCGGTCATGCATCCCCACAATGTATATTCTACGTGGAACTCGGCCGCCAAAGTGTCTTGGGATCTGGTGATCTGTGGATGGAGACGGATAATGCAGCTGTTGCAACTAATATGCACAACATGATACTGAG cGCTATGTCAGCCAAAACAGAGTCGAACACGAATTTAATAAACGTTTATCAGAACAGACCTGACTTAAGTCACGAGCCCATGAGAAAGCGATCGTCGTCTGCAAACGAAGCTTCGAAGCCGATAAACGTAAACGTCATACAAAATAGTCAAAACTCTCTCGAGTTGCGCAGCTGCAGTTCGCCCCACAACTATG GTTTTGGCAGAGAGAGATGCGATAGCTTACCAACCAGAAATGGAACCCTAAGCGAGTCCAGCAATCAAACGTACTTTGGTTCCAACCATGGACTGCGATCCAATACTATATCTGGCATCCGTCCGCACTCAACCAACAAGCATAGTAATAGTCCAACGTTCACCATGCCATTGAGATGCTCAGAATCCGAAGAGTCATCAATTAGTGTCGATGAATCCGACGACAACGGCAGTTTTAGCCACTACAGATTAAA CACGCGGACATCGGAGACGGCTATTCCCGAGGAAAACATTGATGACTTTGCCAGTGCGGAATCTAGCAAAGTCACCGAACCAAATG AAAGTGACGAAAACTACATACCGATGAATCCAgtcaatcctaccgatgctATCCATGAAAAGGAGAAGGCTGACCTGCAGCGATTGGAAGATGCATCCCTGCATTTCAACTTTCCGGAGCACGCGTCGGAAAAACTTGCTAAGGATTTTGATCTGGACTCTGATAACCA ATGCTGTCGTCCCATTCGCGCCTATTCGATAGGCAACAAGGTAGAgcatttaaagtttaataaGCGCCTGGGCCACTTGAATGATACGGGACAGAATCCGAATCGCGTGCGTGCCTACTCGGTTGGCTCCAAGTCGAAGATACCGCGCTGCGACCTGCAGCGAGTGGTCCTCGTGGAGGACAATAAACATGAGTTCGCGTCGAATAGGAGTCAGAGTAGCATTGGCAAGGAGGGATCCAGCTATGGCAGCAGTGCCAATCGGCAAAAGAAGTCCACAAGTGCTCCACTACTCAGTCTGAAGAACCAGATAAACTCCGACCGAATGAGTGACTTAatggaaattgatttttcacaAGCAACCAATTTGGAAAAGCAGAAGTTCATCAAGAACAATGAAATTCCGAAATACATTGAAAACGTGTTCCCAAAAGCCCCCCGAACGGATAGCTCCAGCCTAACTCTGCACGCCACGAGTCAGAAGGACATTTTCAATGGCAGCAAACTGAATAACACAGCGATCACATCCGAGGACGGTTACCTCGAGATGAAGCCAGTCGGTAATGGATACACTCCCAGTTCGAATTGCCTTCCAATCAAAGTGGAGAAGCTCAAGCTATCAGACTATCAGACTACAGCACCGCCACTCCTCACCGCAACAGCCGCACCAGTGCAGGATCTAAACAAAATTAGCACATACAATATATCCGCTGAGAAATGGAGAGAGCAGCCCAGCAGAAGCGAGGAGAAGAAGTCGAACTCGCCACTGAATGACAACCCCTTTAGCTTGAAACCCACAAATGTCGAGAgtaaaagcaaaagccatgatgTGCATTCAGCAAATCAAATTGATTGCGAGAAGGTGTGCGTGCAGAGCGATAAGCTAAATAATCTGACGGACAAGATTGTCGAGAACAACAATTTGGATATAGGCGGGCATGAGGAAAAGAAGTTGGTTCATTCGATAAGCAGCGAAGACTACACACAAATCAAGGACAAAGCGAATGATTTCACAAAATTTAACGAAGCCGGCTACAAAATTCTGCAAATCAAAAGCGACAGCTCACTCATCTCATCGAAGCTATACCAAAAGGGTATGCACAAGGATAACCTGGATCGTACGCATAGACTTACGGAGAGTGTGAATACGATTCCGGATAatgccaccgccaccgccggCAGCAGCTCACTCACCAAATTCAATATAAATTCAGCAAAGCCAGCCGCCGATTCGCGCAGCACTGGCACAGATCCAAGCACACCACAGAACATTCTACAGATTAAAGATTTGAATTTCCCCTCACGGTCGTCGTCTCGCATATCCCAGCCGGAGCTGCACTACGCCAGCCTAGATCTTCCCCATTGCAGCGGCCAAAATCCAGCTAAATACCTGAAGAGAGGATCACGCGAATCGCCGCCGGTGTCCGCGTGCCCGGAGGATGGGAATACCTATGCGAAAATCGACTTTGACCAATCCGACTCCTCTTCCTCCTCATCGAACATATTTAATACGTAA
- the LOC117147875 gene encoding probable G-protein coupled receptor Mth-like 3 isoform X1 has product MHIGLSLVCLILSGISKVLAVQLCCPANSLLFKYSRSAGNAEIFQCASAASNISELPDLAQVIGKLIAPMGLGLEKATNDSGHHRFALSKCQNFSSLSISDLGERTLNLRNNSCIGLLNRRLIVLSCEFEKNVPSQSVGFVNKCCPQGFIYVSENNTCKPGESDFFVYTSIISSPIIFFDNTLNCSDHRALVEYTVSSGKVHFHNNSLIWKDGSNSLPSSKFCIEAIHDSGDADLDGGAFPEQKFLVRACQETKICQKIPCIRRCCAEGEMYAKGNFSTYCKIDGTDFKFEGFQNLNINANFSKPSDFGIVHGLQCPKFRLDPDNFPDDSHTINPSNGSLIIHNTFKTYTNTQYCVERVRPNQKLYTFLCFDNKVVTGDRIRFKMYPIGLLISCCFYALTLIVYVSIAKLRNLPGKILICLVSSLFAAYLGIALGQLRPTSNDDICFLSGFFVYFCLMAAFSWMNITSFDIWKTFGSTKIKSCEKSDLRRQFIWYSCYGWGLPTLLTAITIAFTKSDILPDAVRPNFGHGRCWFTYDSFGSASLLFFSGPVGILFIINLVLFVLTMKYCNKVKNEIYKMQSLNSDKPVLKRRFFQDKTRFVMNTKLCFVMGITWLLEIVSILFYDHKKTFFWTISDSFNVLLGIFVFIIFVFKRRIYNEIMFKFGLQSNPSSASTRTRAGLTKSCAPTSTAMTTLRHSPGSCEFKRQTSTRPENEVML; this is encoded by the exons ATGCACATCGGACTAAGTTTAGTGTGCCTGATTTTAAGTGGCATTTCAAAAGTGCTCGCCGTTCAGTTATGCTGCCCCGCGAATTCGTTACTATTCAAATACAGCCGCAGTGCGGGCAATGCGGAAATATTCCAGTGCGCTTCCGCCGCAAGCAACATCAGTGAACTTCCGGATCTTGCCCAAGTGATAGGCAAATTGATAGCACCAATGGGCCTTGGATTAGAAAAAGCCACCAATGACTCAGGCCACCACCGATTCGCACTATCAAAGTGCCAGAACTTTAGCAGTCTGAGTATAAGTGATTTAGGTGAACGCACCTTGAATTTGCGAAATAACTCGTGCATTGGACTATTAAACAGACGTCTCATCGTTTTATCTTGTGAATTTGAAAAGAATGTGCCGTCTCAAAGTGTTGGATTTGTAAACAAGTGCTGCCCACAGGGATTTATTTACGTTTCCGAAAATAATACATGCAAACCGGGCGAAAGCGATTTCTTTGTTTATACCTCCATCATCAGCAGtccaattatattttttgataacACCCTAAACTGTTCCGACCACAGAGCACTCGTGGAATATACGGTGTCCTCCGGAAAAGTCCACTTTCATAATAATTCGTTGATTTGGAAAGATGGATCCAACAGTTTGCCCAGCTCCAAGTTTTGCATCGAAGCTATACACGACTCCGGCGATGCGGATTTGGATGGCGGAGCATTTCCGGAACAGAAGTTCCTGGTGCGTGCTTGTCAGGAAAcgaaaatttgccaaaaaataccCTGTATTCGACGTTGTTGTGCCGAAGGTGAAATGTATGCCAAAGGAAACTTCAGTACCTATTGCAAAATCGATGGAACCGATTTCAAATTCGAGGGTTTTCAGAACCTAAATATcaacgcaaacttctcaaaaCCCTCAG ATTTCGGAATTGTTCACGGCCTGCAGTGTCCAAAGTTTCGCTTGGATCCTGATAATTTTCCAGACGATTCGCATACGATTAATCCGTCCAATGGCTCACTCATCATTCATAACACGTTCAAAACCTACACGAATACCCAGTACTGCGTGGAGCGGGTTAGACCCAATCAAAAG CTGTATACATTTTTGTGCTTTGACAATAAGGTGGTGACCGGCGACAGGATTCGCTTCAAGATGTATCCCATTGGCCTGCTCATATCCTGCTGCTTCTATGCACTCACACTGATTGTCTACGTCTCAATTGCCAAATTGAGGAACCTGCCCGGCAAAATCCTAATTTGCCTCGTTAGCAGCTTGTTTGCCGCATATCTGGGAATCGCGCTGGGCCAATTGCGACCCACTTCGAATGACGACATCTGTTTTCTTTCTG GTTTTTTCGTGTACTTCTGTTTAATGGCAGCCTTTTCTTGGATGAACATTACTTCCTTCGACATTTGGAAAACATTTGG ATCAACGAAGATTAAAAGCTGCGAAAAGAGCGACCTGCGAAGGCAGTTTATTTGGTATTCGTGTTATGGCTGGGGTCTACCAACTTTGCTAACTGCAATAACCATAGCTTTTACGAAATCTGACATTTTACCGGATGCAGTTCGCCCAAATTTTGGACACGGTCGTTGCTGGTTTACGT ATGATTCTTTTGGCTCAGCCAGCTTGTTGTTCTTTTCGGGTCCAGTTGGCATACTCTTCATTATAAACTTGGTTCTATTCGTGCTCACGATGAAATATTGCAACAAAGTGAAGAATGAGATATACAAGATGCAGAGCTTGAACAGCGACAAGCCAGTTCTGAAAAGACGATTCTTTCAGGACAAAACCAGATTCGTTATGAACACGAAACTGTGTTTCGTAATGGGCATCACATGGCTGTTGGAAATAGTGAGCATTTTGTTTTACGATCACAAGAAAACCTTCTTCTGGACCATCAGCGATTCGTTCAATGTGCTACTTGGAATCTTTGTCTTCATCATATTCGTGTTTAAGCGCAGAATTTATAACGAAATTATGTTTAAGTTTG GTCTGCAATCAAATCCGAGCAGTGCATCGACCAGAACCCGCGCTGGCTTGACCAAGTCGTGTGCTCCAACCAGCACCGCGATGACCACGCTGCGACATTCTCCTGGCAGTTGTGAGTTTAAGCGCCAAACGTCGACGAGACCCGAAAACGAAGTTATGCTTTAA
- the LOC117138729 gene encoding stress-activated protein kinase JNK, whose translation MTTAQHQHYTVEVGDTNFTIHSRYINLRPIGSGAQGIVCAAYDTITQQNVAIKKLSRPFQNVTHAKRAYREFKLMKLVNHKNIIGLLNAFTPQRNLEEFQDVYLVMELMDANLCQVIQMDLDHDRMSYLLYQMLCGIKHLHSAGIIHRDLKPSNIVVKADCTLKILDFGLARTAGTTFMMTPYVVTRYYRAPEVILGMGYTENVDIWSVGCIMGEMIRGGVLFPGTDHIDQWNKIIEQLGTPSPSFMQRLQPTVRNYVENRPRYTGYSFDRLFPDGLFPNDNNQNSRRKASDARNLLSKMLVIDPEQRISVDEALKHEYINVWYDAEEVDAPAPEPYDHSVDEREHTVEQWKELIYEEVMDYEAHNTNNRTR comes from the exons ATGACGACAGCTCAGCACCAGCACTACACCGTCGAGGTGGGAGACACCAACTTCACCATCCACAGTCGGTACATTAACCTACGGCCCATAGGATCAGGTGCCCAAGGAATAGTATG CGCCGCTTACGATACTATCACCCAGCAAAATGTGGCGATTAAGAAACTATCTCGACCATTCCAAAATGTAACCCATGCCAAGCGAGCATATAGGGAATTCAAGCTAATGAAGCTTGTTAACCATAAAAAC ATTATTGGCTTACTTAATGCTTTTACGCCGCAAAGGAACTTGGAGGAGTTTCAGGATGTCTACCTGGTCATGGAGCTGATGGACGCTAATCTCTGCCAGGTCATCCAAATGGACCTGGACCACGACAGAATGTCCTATTTGCTTTATCAAATGTTGTGCGGAATAAAACATTTACACTCAGCAGGAATTATCCACAGA GACTTAAAGCCATCCAATATAGTTGTAAAGGCCGACTGCACTCTAAAAATTTTGGATTTCGGTCTGGCACGTACTGCAGGAACTACCTTCATGATGACTCCCTATGTGGTCACCCGATATTACAGGGCTCCAGAGGTCATTTTGGGCATGGGATACACAGAGAACGTGGACATATGGTCCGTCGGTTGCATCATGGGCGAAATGATACGGGGCGGTGTGCTGTTTCCTGGAACGGATCATATAGATCAGTGGAATAAAATTATTG AGCAATTAGGTACACCATCTCCCTCATTTATGCAGCGGTTACAGCCAACCGTCCGAAACTATGTGGAAAATCGTCCTAGATACACTGGATACTCATTTGATAGACTTTTCCCCGATGGCTTGTTTCCAAACGATAATAATCAGAATAGCCGCCGGAAGGCTTCTGACGCTAGAAATCTTCTTAGTAAAATGCTAGTCATTGATCCAGAGCAGCGGATATCTGTGGACGAGGCTTTGAAGCATGAATATATCAACGTGTGGTATGATGCTGAGGAAGTGGATGCT CCCGCTCCGGAGCCATATGATCACAGCGTGGACGAGAGGGAACACACTGTGGAGCAGTGGAAGGAGCTAATCTATGAGGAAGTCATGGACTACGAAGCACACAACACAAATAATAGAACGCGGTAG
- the LOC117147875 gene encoding G-protein coupled receptor Mth2 isoform X3, giving the protein MYPIGLLISCCFYALTLIVYVSIAKLRNLPGKILICLVSSLFAAYLGIALGQLRPTSNDDICFLSGFFVYFCLMAAFSWMNITSFDIWKTFGSTKIKSCEKSDLRRQFIWYSCYGWGLPTLLTAITIAFTKSDILPDAVRPNFGHGRCWFTYDSFGSASLLFFSGPVGILFIINLVLFVLTMKYCNKVKNEIYKMQSLNSDKPVLKRRFFQDKTRFVMNTKLCFVMGITWLLEIVSILFYDHKKTFFWTISDSFNVLLGIFVFIIFVFKRRIYNEIMFKFGLQSNPSSASTRTRAGLTKSCAPTSTAMTTLRHSPGSCEFKRQTSTRPENEVML; this is encoded by the exons ATGTATCCCATTGGCCTGCTCATATCCTGCTGCTTCTATGCACTCACACTGATTGTCTACGTCTCAATTGCCAAATTGAGGAACCTGCCCGGCAAAATCCTAATTTGCCTCGTTAGCAGCTTGTTTGCCGCATATCTGGGAATCGCGCTGGGCCAATTGCGACCCACTTCGAATGACGACATCTGTTTTCTTTCTG GTTTTTTCGTGTACTTCTGTTTAATGGCAGCCTTTTCTTGGATGAACATTACTTCCTTCGACATTTGGAAAACATTTGG ATCAACGAAGATTAAAAGCTGCGAAAAGAGCGACCTGCGAAGGCAGTTTATTTGGTATTCGTGTTATGGCTGGGGTCTACCAACTTTGCTAACTGCAATAACCATAGCTTTTACGAAATCTGACATTTTACCGGATGCAGTTCGCCCAAATTTTGGACACGGTCGTTGCTGGTTTACGT ATGATTCTTTTGGCTCAGCCAGCTTGTTGTTCTTTTCGGGTCCAGTTGGCATACTCTTCATTATAAACTTGGTTCTATTCGTGCTCACGATGAAATATTGCAACAAAGTGAAGAATGAGATATACAAGATGCAGAGCTTGAACAGCGACAAGCCAGTTCTGAAAAGACGATTCTTTCAGGACAAAACCAGATTCGTTATGAACACGAAACTGTGTTTCGTAATGGGCATCACATGGCTGTTGGAAATAGTGAGCATTTTGTTTTACGATCACAAGAAAACCTTCTTCTGGACCATCAGCGATTCGTTCAATGTGCTACTTGGAATCTTTGTCTTCATCATATTCGTGTTTAAGCGCAGAATTTATAACGAAATTATGTTTAAGTTTG GTCTGCAATCAAATCCGAGCAGTGCATCGACCAGAACCCGCGCTGGCTTGACCAAGTCGTGTGCTCCAACCAGCACCGCGATGACCACGCTGCGACATTCTCCTGGCAGTTGTGAGTTTAAGCGCCAAACGTCGACGAGACCCGAAAACGAAGTTATGCTTTAA
- the LOC117136165 gene encoding ATP-dependent RNA helicase me31b, with translation MMTEKLNSGHTNLTSKGIINDLQIAGNTSDDMGWKSKLKLPPKDNRFKTTDVTDTRGNEFEEFCLKRELLMGIFEKGWERPSPIQEAAIPIALSGKDVLARAKNGTGKTGAYCIPVLEQIDPTKDKIQALVMVPTRELALQTSQICIELAKHLDIRVMVTTGGTILKDDILRIYQKVQLIIATPGRILDLMDKKVADMSHCRILVLDEADKLLSLDFQGMLDHVILKLPKDPQILLFSATFPLTVKNFMEKHLREPYEINLMEELTLKGVTQYYAFVQERQKVHCLNTLFSKLQINQSIIFCNSTQRVELLAKKITELGYCCYYIHAKMAQAHRNRVFHDFRQGLCRNLVCSDLFTRGIDVQAVNVVINFDFPRMAETYLHRIGRSGRFGHLGIAINLITYEDRFDLHRIEKELGTEIKPIPKVIDPALYVANVGASVGDTCNNSDLNNSANEEGNVSK, from the exons ATGATGACTGAAAAGTTAAATTCTGGGCACACTAATTTAACAAGCAAGgg GATTATAAATGATCTTCAAATTGCTGGAAACACAAGTGACGATATGGGCTGGAAATCAAAGCTGAAGCTGCCGCCAAAGGACAACCGATTCAAAACAACT GATGTGACCGATACGCGAGGCAATGAATTCGAGGAGTTTTGCCTTAAAAGAGAACTGCTTATGGGTATATTCGAGAAGGGATGGGAGCGCCCTTCGCCAATTCAGGAAGCAGCTATTCCTATAGCTTTAAGTGGAAAAGATGTGCTGGCTCGGGCCAAGAACGGCACAGGCAAGACAGGAGCCTACTGCATCCCAGTTTTAGAACAAATAGACCCAACCAAGGACAAGATTCAGGCCCTTGTGATGGTCCCCACCCGAGAGTTGGCGCTACAAACCTCACAGATATGTATTGAGCTGGCGAAACATCTTGATATCCGGGTAATGGTCACAACGGGAGGTACCATTCTAAAGGATGACATTCTTCGTATTTATCAAAAAG TACAATTAATTATTGCCACTCCCGGACGAATATTAGATCTGATGGATAAGAAAGTTGCCGATATGTCGCATTGCAGAATATTAGTTTTGGATGAGGCCGATAAGCTATTGTCGCTTGATTTTCAAGGCATGCTGGATCATGTTATACTAAAGTTACCAAAGGATCCACAGATCTTGCTATTTTCCGCAACATTTCCACTAACAGTCAAGAATTTCATGGAGAAGCATTTACGCGAGCCTTACGAGATCAACCTGATGGAGGAGCTAACACTAAAGGGTGTCACTCAGTACTATGCATTCGTACAGGAGCGCCAGAAAGTACACTGCTTGAATACGCTGTTTTCGAAGCTGCAAATCAATCAGTCTATCATATTCTGCAATTCCACGCAACGTGTCGAGCTATTGGCCAAAAAGATCACAGAGCTTGGATATTGCTGTTACTACATACACGCTAAGATGGCCCAGGCACACAGAAATCGAGTGTTCCACGATTTCCGCCAAGGACTCTGCCGCAATCTGGTGTGCTCCGACCTGTTCACCCGTGGTATCGACGTGCAGGCCGTGAATGTAGTAATCAACTTCGATTTCCCTCGAATGGCAGAGACATACTTGCATCGAATTGGTCGCTCAGGACGTTTCGGTCATTTGG GTATTGCTATTAATTTGATAACCTACGAGGATCGGTTTGATCTGCATCGGATTGAAAAAGAACTTGGAACCGAAATAAAGCCTATTCCGAAGGTCATAGACCCCGCCCTTTATGTCGCAAACGTTGGCGCATCCGTTGGCGATACTTGCAACAACAGTGATCTGAATAATTCTGCGAACGAGGAGGGCAACGTTAGCAAATAA